ACTTGAAAGACTGCTCGATGAAAGACCACTGTGTATCTTGACAACTCCGTTGTTAAGAGTGAAGACTCGATTGAGTATATTTTCGCGCCCAACTCGCACAACTGTAGGCCAATTCCGTGAAGAGTGGACGATATCTTCCGGTTGAGGGGACTGGAGATTAACTGGGCAGTAGTGATACGGTTCCCTGTTATATATAAAAGACCccgataaaaaaaaacttaatcgtGGCAGTCGGTAACCCGAGTTGAAACAATATTACCTATCGAGTCACCGACGTTTACTGACAAATTTGAGTTGTCGTCGTGTTCGTGACAACCCCTCCCCACCTCGTTCCCACTTCTTGTCAATGGTATGTTGTTTGTTTCCGGCGTGACTACGAGGCTGTCAACCGTCCGGATCGGTATCCCGATCTGTAAAGACCTCGAACTGTTGGATTTTCGTGTTTCAGTttgattatataaacattttcttatcgTATATATTACGATGGAGCGATggctattttatatatacaagtagatagtaatagggggttcctagaccacttttgggacagaccgaaaatcaatataattactgtttaaaagacaagtatgaaaaaaacaatttacaatacagTGCTAACGTTAAATATGaggaaataatttacaatacagttctaacaataaatttgaagaaataatttaccatagaaatctaaaataactatgataatcTGTATTCAAGAAACCTTTCAAGGACAATGTGTGGAATTTTCCATGGAATTTATGTTGGCAATACTCGAATGGGAATTTTTGTGCTACACAATAAAGAATAGCAGCACTGAACCAGACGACACACCATTCTTTCTTCAGTCATTTGAGTGACCGGACACATTCATTTTTACTCtattcttttcattaaattttactaaataggGAAACTTTTGACATAcgtataatttttcttctttaaatggaGCGAAAAAAGATATCATGTCCATAGTGCAAAAAAGATCTTTGAACaccattatacccgacattataattcgaaaaatcatctgaaaaacaaagaaatttacgagaaagaactgaattttttaagactgtgggctaaagagaatcaaatcgatgatcaccaaaacatgtataaagagaaatttcaaagttgaaaagaaaaattttgatctatttaattatgaaaaagtttatttaatcgCTGAAAAACTGTCCATTGaaagaaacgataaaactaagtctgaaatgatcgaagaaataggcaaaactcttaacgaaaatcCTGataatatcattgatgtcgaagttttgtCATCTATGCACGGTCTatataagcaatacattttaacaaatttaaacaataattccatgtcaatttacaaatatctttccattattcgtccagaaattaaaagtttcatccaaaattttcaagaaaatgttaaaaatatgaaaggttatctctctttggaatgcgaatatgaaagaactttagtgaacggtgaaccacaaacttgtccaatgtactttgcTATAATAGCTGACGAAATCATTGACgtaaactactttatttttaggcaatgaaataaattaacacatcgtgaacaaacaaatcatccaaatagaggttctggtaGGACATTTATAAGATGTAAACAACtaattttgagccttaataaacacgaagtTATGAATGCTGGACCATATATCGACTTACCACGGGAGATAAAGGtgaaaaaagcttgtgtaaatataaagaataaagatgatttctgttttatttactctgATCAGATGCGcaattgaaaaacccgagactcatgtcgaCAGAtcaaagcaatacgaaaaatttacGGATGGTGATATATTTTctggttttgagtatccaatgtctttgaaaaaTATACGATTATTTAAGAAACGAAGCCACAATTCAAAGTACTACTAtcaaaaaatgtctgtaaatgtctatacttatgatgaaaaactacacatagttcCGTTGCAAATTACAGAAGTTTCTGAATTTCTGAACGAAACAACAATACAAGTCTAAAATAATGCCTGAGAATATTCATTCACTGGGAAATGTCTGTTTTGCTTGCAGGAACGTTATTCAAGGGTCAATCAAAGAACAGAATGTGTACAaaacgtataaaatgttttattgtcacCCACATGAAATCGTACAAAATCCTATgtcgtacaaaataaaactaatagtaaataGAGACCACATCTCCTCGTCTCACGTCCGAGCCCAGACGATGGTTAGACTGTTCGTGACCGTCGTTTCCCTTTACTGTTAACATCTTTGTGTCCCAACGTAGTTCCTTGATACTTTCGTACATCTTCGTTTTGAAAAATCTATCGGGTGCGTAAAGGTTCTTTTTCCATAACCTCTGGAAGCCGATGAGAGCGTATTTGTTCTGGAAGCCGTCGCACACCTGCCACTGGAAGTTCAGTACGAGATCTTAGCTTGGCTACCTTACAACACCGTTCGTCGCGTTGTCAGAGGAGACGAAAATTTCTGTGCATATTTCTGGCGACTGTACTGTGAGAAATGGAACCACGTGTATCGTATCTGCAGCGGCTGTTCACAAAACCAGTAcctgttttcataaatatatatatatgaataataaacgatttacattgtattgatttgtaatttatttcaccaGAAGACTGTCGGTGTTTAGATCATGTCTAGGGTTACAATGTCATGATAGAGTCAATATCAACAATTTCTTTTCCCTACTGTCTATTTATAACAAGTTCACGAGTTATCTGTCGCTATTAGATATAAACATCAAGGCTGTAGATACGACCGTTCATTTTTCGGGCAAAAGCGAATGGATAATAACTTCTCGGGTATCACGTTTTCTCCTCTATACATCAAACATGACCAATGAACCTACCATTAGGAACAATACGAGGGAGGTTTTTCAACACGTGCCCTCGTGAAAGGACAGGGATAGGAGGATGTCTGAAAATATGTACAACAATGTTGAAATATTAGCTTTATTTCACAAAAGATTATGAATCACCATCACTCATTCCTAACCTTAGACCCATCAAAATTTCGGCTTCTCTTTTCAATGCGAGGTGGACGGCGCTTCCTAGCAGGGTGGTTCCTCCACTGGAACGACAGTTCATAACGGCAGTAAACAGTTCGTCGTCGGGGTTGGGCTGTTTAAATTTACCAATCTGCAGTCGCTTGGAATATCTGTCAATGGTGGACAACAACGATGTCACCCCCGTGTGCCCAACGAACTTCGCCAACTGTGCGGGCGTCCTATGACACTTGTGACGACTTTTGTAGTTGTATATCGCCCCATACTCCAGCAACAGACGACAGCAGTCGACGTAACCCATACTCGCCGCTTTGTGCAGGGCGGTCTCTCCGCTTTCATCCAAGCGGTTTGTCTGTACGCCTCCGCTCAGAAGTATTATCATTATCCTCGCGTCCCCTTTCGAGGCGATATAATTGAGAGGAAACGGGGTTCCTAGGCTGCAACACCTTAGTTCGGCACCCGCTGCGACGATCTTCTCAATACACCTTACATCCCGGTgcatcaatttgattaaaaagtCATTTTGCGTGTTTAGTGCAGAATCcaacattttaaagacaattctagattttatttttaatgtaaatattttaacacactcCCAAAAATCCTGTATAACATTGACTGGAAAGTTGCACCtcgtgaacatttttaaaatttccaccaCGACTTCGGAATTGTCCACTCCTTTATCTTTAAAATCGTATATCGCGGCCATCAAAGTACTGGCCGGAAGGTCTATCCCGTCGTGCCTGTCACACACGTTCACGTCGGCTCCATACTTCAAACAGAGATCGATCAAATCGACGTCCAGCGAACTTGCAGCTAAATGAAATGACGTACGCCCCCGAAATTCACCTCGTTCGATTGTACTGTTCAGTCTTGATCCGCCGATGATTAAAATCCTTGCCTCATCATATCTCCTATACAATATGGCCACCTGTAATGGGGTAAAACCATCGTTTCGTGTCGTCTCGAGTGAGGCGCCGCGCGCAATCAATGTGTACAACGTGGATTGCAGAGCTATCAGCTTTCTTCTCTCGAGTGGACGGGCGCGTGCGGCGACGTGTAACGCTGTTTCTCCCGTCGCGGGGGCACTTTTGTCTGGATCCGCACCATTCTCCAACAACAGCCGtacgattttaaaattgtacaaactcACTGCGAGCTGCAGAAGCGTCACCTGCTCGCCATCCAACTCTACGATACGGTCAGGGTCGGCTCCGAGAGATATTAGGAGTGTCAGCATCTCTGAATTGTCTTCGATGATGGCGAGTGCTGTTGGTGTAAGATGTTCGTTGCACTCGCGGTTCGGGTCGGCACCGTTCTTAACCAGAAGTTTCACATAGGCGGGTAGGTAGGTTATTGAAGACGGAATAATGCAAAGGCGTCCGTCCGTTTTTGTCTGGATTGTTTGGATCCGCGTTAACACTCAgtagaaatgtaataaattggaAATCGGTTGATTTCACCGCGTAGTGTAAGATGCTCAATCCTGTTTCCCGATCGATTATACGGTTTATGTTAAATCCCACACTGATGAGTTTTTTCACACCGGACACTAAAAAGGCTGCCCGACTCGAATGTGATGCGGAAGACCTTAAGGGCGTTCTCCTCCATTTTCGGATTTCCATCTATCCTTATCCGTTTATTCTCCCGAGTAGAAGACACAACTCGACGCGACATCTAGATCGACCACGTGTTGGTTCTACTTGAAAGACTGCTCGATGAAAGACCACTGTGTATCTTGACAACTCCGTTGTTAAGAGTGAAGACTCGATTGAGTATATTTTCGCGCCCAACTCGCACAACTGTAGGCCAATTCCGTGAAGAGTGGACGATATCTTCCGGTTGAGGGGACTGGAGATTAACTGGGCAGTAGTGATACGGTTCCCTGTTATATATAAAAGACCccgataaaaaaaacttaatcgtGGCAGTCGGTAACCCGAGTTGAAACAATATTACCTATCGAGTCACCGACGTTTACTGACAAATTTGAGTTGTCGTCGTGTTCGTGACAACCCCTCCCCACCTCGTTCCCACTTCTGTCAATGGTATGTTGTTTGTTTCCGGCGTGACTACGAGGCTGTCAACCGTCCGGATCGGTATCCCGATCTGTAAAGACCTCGAACTGTTGGATTTTCGTGTTTCAGTttgattatataaacattttcttatcgTATATATTACGATGGAGCGATggctattttatatatacaagtagatagtaatagggggttcctagaccacttttgggacagaccgaaaatcaatataattactgtttaaaagacaagtatgaaaaaaacaatttacaata
This genomic interval from Homalodisca vitripennis isolate AUS2020 unplaced genomic scaffold, UT_GWSS_2.1 ScUCBcl_1234;HRSCAF=4599, whole genome shotgun sequence contains the following:
- the LOC124371355 gene encoding poly [ADP-ribose] polymerase tankyrase-1-like, which codes for MYESIKELRWDTKMLTVKGNDGHEQSNHRLGSDVRRGDVTKTDGRLCIIPSSITYLPAYVKLLVKNGADPNRECNEHLTPTALAIIEDNSEMLTLLISLGADPDRIVELDGEQVTLLQLAVSLYNFKIVRLLLENGADPDKSAPATGETALHVAARARPLERRKLIALQSTLYTLIARGASLETTRNDGFTPLQVAILYRRYDEARILIIGGSRLNSTIERGEFRGRTSFHLAASSLDVDLIDLCLKYGADVNVCDRHDGIDLPASTLMAAIYDFKDKGVDNSEVVVEILKMFTRCNFPVNVIQDFWECVKIFTLKIKSRIVFKMLDSALNTQNDFLIKLMHRDVRCIEKIVAAGAELRCCSLGTPFPLNYIASKGDARIMIILLSGGVQTNRLDESGETALHKAASMGYVDCCRLLLEYGAIYNYKSRHKCHRTPAQLAKFVGHTGVTSLLSTIDRYSKRLQIGKFKQPNPDDELFTAVMNCRSSGGTTLLGSAVHLALKREAEILMGLRLGMSDGDS